From Woronichinia naegeliana WA131, the proteins below share one genomic window:
- a CDS encoding ISL3 family transposase, with protein MLFFLENLLNLPKVNIRNVIQEGKQAFLILSCQEEEVKCNYCGSLTDELHQTNSVLVRDLSISGQMVYLKVPRRKFYCKDCQRFFTENLEFMEARRKYTVRYEEYIYGRVNVSSVEQVGREESLSWDQVNGIYQRQCEAKKKDWQGVKHLGMDEIAKRKGHQNFVTVLGDIEKGELIEVIDSHQQDKIIEVLMKKELEVREGVEQVSVDMWGGFPKVIEKVFPNAVIVTDRFHVMKALNEELNKIRKQTKLNVKIKGEKWLLLKNKEDLKEEELEKLELVLKQSARLRKAYEYKESFREIYEKVNDKEEGRLKFTEWLENAKSIYTDVISTIRRNLDSICNYFLSRTTNGAMEGINNRLKLIKRQAYGFMNFDNMRNRFLACFS; from the coding sequence ATGTTATTTTTTCTGGAAAATCTTCTGAATTTACCAAAAGTAAACATAAGAAATGTGATTCAAGAGGGAAAACAAGCGTTTTTAATACTGAGTTGTCAAGAGGAAGAAGTCAAATGTAATTATTGTGGTAGCTTAACGGATGAATTACATCAGACGAACAGTGTATTAGTAAGGGACTTGTCTATCTCTGGTCAAATGGTATATCTGAAAGTCCCTCGTCGTAAATTTTACTGTAAAGATTGTCAAAGGTTTTTTACAGAAAATCTAGAATTTATGGAAGCCCGTAGGAAATACACAGTGAGGTATGAAGAATATATTTATGGACGAGTAAATGTGAGCAGTGTGGAACAAGTAGGTAGAGAGGAATCTCTATCATGGGATCAAGTGAATGGAATTTACCAACGTCAATGTGAAGCTAAAAAAAAAGATTGGCAAGGAGTAAAACACCTCGGGATGGATGAAATAGCGAAACGAAAAGGTCATCAGAATTTTGTAACAGTGTTAGGAGATATAGAGAAAGGAGAATTAATAGAAGTGATAGATAGTCATCAACAAGATAAAATCATCGAAGTGCTGATGAAGAAAGAATTAGAGGTGAGGGAAGGAGTAGAACAAGTGAGTGTAGATATGTGGGGAGGATTTCCTAAAGTAATAGAAAAAGTATTTCCGAATGCAGTAATTGTAACAGATAGATTTCATGTAATGAAGGCGTTGAATGAAGAATTGAATAAAATCCGTAAACAGACAAAATTGAATGTAAAAATCAAGGGAGAAAAGTGGCTATTATTAAAAAATAAAGAAGACCTAAAAGAGGAAGAGTTAGAAAAACTAGAATTGGTGTTAAAGCAATCTGCTCGTTTGCGTAAAGCGTATGAATATAAAGAGTCATTTAGAGAGATATATGAAAAAGTAAATGATAAGGAAGAAGGAAGATTAAAATTTACAGAATGGTTAGAGAATGCAAAGAGCATTTATACAGATGTAATTAGCACAATTCGTAGGAATTTGGACTCTATTTGTAACTACTTTTTGAGTCGAACGACGAATGGGGCAATGGAAGGCATCAATAATCGTCTTAAACTAATCAAGCGTCAAGCTTATGGATTTATGAACTTTGATAATATGCGAAATCGTTTTTTAGCTTGCTTTTCATGA
- a CDS encoding BrnT family toxin, protein MDESFEWDEDKNRLNQQKHDVSFELAQYAFFDPDRVIVQDLAHSQEENRFYCMGQVNEGIITVRFTYRDGKVRIFGAGYWRKGRKRYEQQNNLY, encoded by the coding sequence ATGGATGAAAGCTTTGAATGGGATGAAGATAAAAATCGTTTGAACCAACAGAAACACGATGTTTCTTTTGAATTAGCCCAATACGCATTTTTTGACCCCGACAGAGTTATCGTACAAGATCTGGCTCACAGTCAAGAAGAAAATCGATTTTACTGTATGGGGCAAGTTAATGAAGGAATTATCACAGTACGCTTTACTTACCGAGACGGAAAAGTTAGAATTTTTGGAGCTGGTTATTGGCGAAAAGGACGTAAACGATATGAACAGCAAAATAACTTATACTAA
- a CDS encoding BrnT family toxin, protein MEIEWDNNKAASNLIKHKIDFEDAKNIFLDPNRLEREDKRDYNETRIQVIGIVNQVVLFIVYTKRNGKNRIISARRANKNERRQYYQS, encoded by the coding sequence ATGGAGATAGAATGGGACAATAATAAAGCTGCTTCAAACTTGATCAAACATAAAATTGATTTTGAAGACGCAAAAAATATTTTTCTAGACCCCAACCGTCTAGAAAGAGAAGATAAACGTGATTATAATGAAACTAGAATTCAAGTAATCGGTATCGTTAATCAAGTAGTTTTATTTATCGTCTATACCAAAAGAAACGGCAAAAATCGTATCATTTCAGCAAGGAGGGCCAATAAGAATGAACGACGACAATATTACCAGAGTTAA
- a CDS encoding BrnT family toxin yields the protein MFEWDEQKAERNQAKHSVSFEFATRAFDDENRVTVIDNRRDYGETRYITLAKIDNRLYVVAFTLRSSIIRLISARKANNKEAKRYENN from the coding sequence ATGTTTGAATGGGACGAACAAAAAGCAGAGCGTAATCAAGCTAAACACTCAGTTAGTTTTGAGTTCGCAACAAGGGCATTCGACGATGAAAATCGAGTAACAGTCATTGATAATCGCCGTGACTACGGGGAAACTCGCTATATTACGCTAGCCAAGATTGATAACCGCTTGTATGTAGTCGCTTTTACCTTACGCTCATCTATCATTCGTCTAATCTCAGCCCGAAAAGCCAATAATAAAGAGGCGAAACGCTATGAAAACAATTAA
- a CDS encoding type II toxin-antitoxin system HicB family antitoxin: MRQVITYKDEDGYWIAECPSLKGCVSQGKTKEIALTNIKEAISGYIAALEEDGLPIPEETFETFLVLV; this comes from the coding sequence ATGAGACAAGTCATTACCTATAAAGATGAAGATGGCTACTGGATTGCTGAATGTCCAAGCCTGAAAGGATGCGTTAGCCAAGGAAAAACCAAGGAAATAGCACTCACTAATATTAAGGAAGCCATTTCGGGCTACATTGCAGCCTTAGAAGAGGATGGTTTACCGATTCCAGAAGAAACTTTTGAAACTTTTCTGGTTCTTGTATGA
- a CDS encoding type II toxin-antitoxin system HicA family toxin, with the protein MSKLPSISGKNCVKALQKVGFYLKRRESSHVILRRDNPFAQVVVPDHPELAKGTLRAILREVDLSVEEFIRLL; encoded by the coding sequence ATGAGTAAACTTCCCAGTATTTCAGGTAAAAACTGTGTAAAAGCTCTACAAAAAGTTGGCTTTTATCTTAAACGAAGAGAAAGTAGTCACGTCATTTTAAGGAGAGATAACCCCTTTGCTCAGGTCGTTGTACCAGATCATCCAGAATTGGCGAAAGGAACCCTACGCGCTATCCTTCGAGAGGTTGATTTAAGTGTAGAAGAATTTATCCGATTACTATAG
- a CDS encoding DUF2442 domain-containing protein translates to MHVKENFLTESIPLPKKGLFLHVICVEYLDNYQLKLTFNNGIEGIVDLEQELYGEIFEPLKDKNLFQKVFVTSRTIEWPNGADFAPEFLFEIALDKQLVSQSDP, encoded by the coding sequence ATGCACGTCAAAGAAAACTTCTTAACAGAATCGATCCCCTTGCCTAAAAAGGGTCTATTTCTTCATGTTATCTGTGTGGAATATCTGGATAACTATCAATTAAAGCTAACCTTTAATAATGGAATAGAAGGGATTGTAGATTTAGAACAAGAATTGTATGGAGAAATCTTTGAACCCTTGAAAGATAAAAATTTATTTCAAAAGGTATTTGTAACTAGTCGGACTATAGAATGGCCAAATGGAGCAGACTTTGCTCCTGAATTTTTATTTGAAATTGCTCTCGACAAGCAACTTGTTAGTCAGTCCGATCCCTAA